TTAATTTCATTTAAAATATCTTTCCTCATGACTCCTCCTAGCTGCATTTTAAGATAGGATTATTTTATCATTGAGTCATAAAAAAATACCCAAATTGTCCAATTTTATTTTGACATTTTTGTGTATTTTTATCTTAACATTTACAATTCGTCTTAAAGGTTTTAAAAATACGTTCAGCCCAAGAAATTTTGCCTTTAAAAAGCTTAATTTTCTTGGGTTTTTTATTTTTATATCTTCTAGAATATAGCCCAAATCTTCTAATCATTTTAAAGTTTTTAGGTGGAATATGTGCTAATAATCTTCCAATAAATTGAGTCATGGGAAGAGTTAGAAATATTTTCTTTGGAGAGTCAGGTTTTTGATACCAAAATCTAACAGAGGAGTCCGTAATATCAGTAATCCTATATTCAGCTATTGCAGGACGCGCGAGATATCGTCCAATATATTTAGCAATTTCAAAAATATTATTAATTTTTTTATCAGACTTTACATAGAATCCATCGTTGTATTTACGATAACACAAAGAAATTTTATTTTTTAAATTTATATTATTATTAATTTTAGCAAAGTTTGCGATAATATCTAGTGAACATTTTTGCCAAGATTTTTTAAGCACGGGGTATGGAATAGATTTAAGTTCTTTCCATTGATCATTTTTTTTATATCCACCATAAGTAAAAATACAATGAATATGAGGATTCCAATCAAGATTTCTTGAAAATGTATGAATATTAACAATAGCTCCAAAAGAATGGATACCAGATTTTTTAAATACATATTTAAGAGACTGATAAGCAGCTTTAGCAAGATCTTGAAGTTTAAACCGATGGGAAAAGAAGAAATCTCTACAAAATCCAGTAGGTAAAGAAAAAACAGCATGAATATGTTGAACATCAAAGAGTTGTTCTTTAAGATTAAGTGCCCAATTTTCAGCATAGATTTTACCGCAAGAAGAGCAAAATCTAGATTTACAAGAAAAACCAACAATATGCATATGCGAGCATTGATTGCATTTAAAAGCAGTATATCCTCGCGAAATATCGCCACAATCTAAAAATTTGGAAACATTATTCCAGATAGAAGAGTGAAGGTTTTTAGGGAATTTATGTTTAATATTATTCCAAGTTTGATGGAAATGATTTTCAAAGATATATTTTAAAGGTTTAGTATTTTTATTCATGATGATATTATACAACGTTATGAAGGGAAAAGAAAAGCAGCTCACGTTATTTTGTGAGCTGCTATTTTTTATTTTATATTTTGATAAAAAATAAGATTTGTCACAACTATTCAGTTGATAAAATTACTAGAAATAATTTTTATTTTAATATACCTATAATTTATATTAAAATTTATTTATAAAAAAAACTTCCTATAAAAACAAGATTTAAAAAATGAGAATATATATTTACAAAATATTTTTTATAAATTTTATAATTATCTCGTATTATACATATAATACGAGATTTATTTCATTGATTTTACTGAGATAATCTTACATGATCAAAAATAATCTAAAAATACCGAGACATAATTTTATATAATGCGAGAAAAAAAGAATGAAAAATTGAAGTAATAAAGTAAGTAAAAAATAGATAAAAATTTAATATTCAGACTTATACTCTTTATTTTTTATTATAGGACAAAATTTAAATAAAAAAAGTATAAAATAAGCATAAATTAAATTCAATACAAGTTCAGTTCTTTTACTATATTTTCCTTAAGCTCTTTAGATAATTCTAAAGGTTCTATCATATCTTTTCTTATCTCTAGAGTTACTTCTAAATATTAAGTAAAATGGAACATCACTATATAAGAAAGATAAATTTAAAATTATTCGAAATAATCTTCCATTACAGTCACCAAAAGGATGAATTTTAATAAATTTAGCAACAAATAGCATTGTTTCTAAATAGATATTACTTCCACTTTTTAATTTAACTAAAAGATCTCTTATTGATTTTTCTACTGCTTCTGAAATTAAAGAGGGTTGTAAAAATATTGTATCCATATCTATACAAGCTCCATCAATTCTATACTCTCCAGGAAGTCCATTATTATTGTTATCTAATCCTTTACTTAATATATTATGAAAATCTTTTAAATTTTCTGAATTAAATAGATTATTATAGTCTATTGCTTTATTTTCACTTTTTCTAAAGATAATATCTATAGCAGAAATTAAAGTTAGGTGATTTAAAGTAGTTATAAACTCTTTTTTCTTATCTTTATATATAACTAATTTATTGTCATTAAAATCTGTTATATCTAAATTTTCTGTTAACTTCTTTATATCTTCTATTATAGATTTAGTAATATCAATATCTTTTTTATAAGTTGGTTTACTACTTTCAAATTTTATGAAAGATGGTTGAAATATTTCAGAGAATAATCTTTTGGTACCAGTTAGATCTAACCCTTCATTTTCAATGGTATTACTTTCAAAAACCATTCTTATCATAGTTTCTGTTCTATAATCCTTAAAGAAAGGAGTCAAATCACTTCTTTTTTTTATAGATTCAATATATTCTAACATCAATATAAAATCTTCTTTATAATTTTTCCACCAAGACATGAATCTCTCCTTTTATTACATAATTAGTTTTGATGTTATGTTTTATAGTGTATGTAGTTCTTTGTCAATTAATTTCCCTACTCGTTAATAAAAGTATTTGAAAAAATTATTATAAAAAATAAAAAAAGAATGGCATAGACTAAACCACTCTTTTTTGCGTACTTAAAAAATATAAAAGAAGCTTGATATTGTTTCACTTAAATTATACCATAAATTTTATTACAATTAAAACTCTTTTTTCCAATTGTACAATCCACCTCTAGCATAGAATTTATCTTTACTTATATTTAATTGATCTAAAGCGTCTAGCACATCTACGTTTAATAAACTATCACTAAATGACATTTTCCCATTATAATTATCAAACATTTTTCCTTCCGGATTAATCATATAATATGAGCACTCCATTAAATCATTATCTTCTGCTACAGCAATATTCGAAAGTTCAGATGTTATATTTTTTTTGATAAAATTTTGAAACTCACTATTTTCAACTTTAAATTTTTCAAACTCTTTTTCATTTACATCCTCTATTTTTAAAACTTGGAAAATTTTCCATCTTTCTGGCATTGCTTCATTAATAAAGCTACCTATATTTTCAGATATATTAGCTCTTGATACCACAGTATTGATTTTAAAACGATAATT
This genomic interval from Candidatus Cetobacterium colombiensis contains the following:
- a CDS encoding viperin family antiviral radical SAM protein — encoded protein: MEKLAINYHLTRNCNMGCKYCFATFEEATKTNLSLVEKKLIIKKSSKYFDKMTFVGGEPLLDKDLVELIKYSKELGMTTMLVSNGSMITDNFLESLKDHLDWVSLSIDSLIEENNNFIGRKCNCFKANRESYLKLIENIKKYNYRFKINTVVSRANISENIGSFINEAMPERWKIFQVLKIEDVNEKEFEKFKVENSEFQNFIKKNITSELSNIAVAEDNDLMECSYYMINPEGKMFDNYNGKMSFSDSLLNVDVLDALDQLNISKDKFYARGGLYNWKKEF
- a CDS encoding Fic family protein — translated: MSWWKNYKEDFILMLEYIESIKKRSDLTPFFKDYRTETMIRMVFESNTIENEGLDLTGTKRLFSEIFQPSFIKFESSKPTYKKDIDITKSIIEDIKKLTENLDITDFNDNKLVIYKDKKKEFITTLNHLTLISAIDIIFRKSENKAIDYNNLFNSENLKDFHNILSKGLDNNNNGLPGEYRIDGACIDMDTIFLQPSLISEAVEKSIRDLLVKLKSGSNIYLETMLFVAKFIKIHPFGDCNGRLFRIILNLSFLYSDVPFYLIFRSNSRDKKRYDRTFRII
- a CDS encoding IS91 family transposase, whose translation is MNKNTKPLKYIFENHFHQTWNNIKHKFPKNLHSSIWNNVSKFLDCGDISRGYTAFKCNQCSHMHIVGFSCKSRFCSSCGKIYAENWALNLKEQLFDVQHIHAVFSLPTGFCRDFFFSHRFKLQDLAKAAYQSLKYVFKKSGIHSFGAIVNIHTFSRNLDWNPHIHCIFTYGGYKKNDQWKELKSIPYPVLKKSWQKCSLDIIANFAKINNNINLKNKISLCYRKYNDGFYVKSDKKINNIFEIAKYIGRYLARPAIAEYRITDITDSSVRFWYQKPDSPKKIFLTLPMTQFIGRLLAHIPPKNFKMIRRFGLYSRRYKNKKPKKIKLFKGKISWAERIFKTFKTNCKC